A stretch of Cloacibacillus sp. DNA encodes these proteins:
- a CDS encoding phosphoribosylanthranilate isomerase, with the protein MTRIKICGLTRPCDIDYVNRYLPDYCGFVINVPRSRRNVTPQRARELAARLNPGIVPVGVFVDESPSLVARLLNDGVIGAAQLHGTEDASYIKELRRLSAGMLIQAFRVASPADAERAAESLADYVLLDSGGGTGERFDWRLAEGFERPFFLAGGLGAENISDALARLRPFAVDMSSGVETEGVKDPVKIEAAVAAVRRYS; encoded by the coding sequence ATGACGAGGATCAAAATATGCGGGCTCACGCGCCCCTGCGATATTGACTATGTAAACAGGTACCTCCCCGATTACTGCGGCTTTGTCATCAATGTGCCCAGGAGCCGCCGAAATGTGACGCCGCAGCGGGCACGCGAACTTGCGGCCCGCTTGAACCCAGGCATCGTTCCCGTGGGGGTATTTGTCGACGAGAGCCCGTCGCTGGTGGCGCGGCTGCTCAACGATGGCGTGATCGGCGCCGCGCAGCTGCACGGCACGGAGGATGCTTCCTATATTAAGGAGCTGCGCCGCCTCTCGGCGGGGATGCTGATACAGGCCTTCCGCGTGGCGTCGCCCGCGGACGCGGAGCGCGCCGCGGAGAGTCTAGCGGACTATGTGCTGCTGGACAGCGGCGGCGGCACGGGGGAGCGGTTCGACTGGCGGCTGGCGGAGGGTTTCGAAAGGCCGTTTTTTCTCGCCGGCGGATTGGGAGCGGAAAATATCTCCGACGCTTTGGCGCGGCTGCGCCCCTTCGCGGTGGATATGAGCAGCGGCGTGGAGACTGAGGGGGTCAAGGACCCCGTGAAGATAGAGGCGGCAGTGGCCGCGGTGAGGAGGTATTCATAA
- the trpC gene encoding indole-3-glycerol phosphate synthase TrpC, whose translation MNILAEIAGRTKLRVAEEKVRRPLSEVMRRAEAAAKEREPFAFERALKGGDISFICEVKRASPSKGLIAADFPYLDIARDYQEAGAAAVSCLTEPYWFKGEDRYLSEIAEEISIPVLRKDFVVDEYMVCAARALGASAVLLICALLDDAQLCSFAQLAGELGLSALVEAHDEAEVERALRAGARIVGVNNRDLRNFQVDMEVSCRLRSLVPPEIVFVSESGIESAGDIERLRRHGVDAVLIGEKLMRTADRRAMLAELRGGGQ comes from the coding sequence GTGAACATCCTCGCGGAGATCGCCGGGCGCACGAAGCTGCGTGTGGCGGAGGAGAAGGTCCGGCGGCCTCTCTCCGAGGTAATGCGGCGGGCAGAGGCGGCCGCCAAAGAGCGCGAGCCCTTCGCCTTTGAACGGGCGCTGAAGGGCGGCGATATATCCTTCATCTGCGAGGTAAAGCGGGCCTCTCCCTCTAAAGGGCTCATCGCCGCTGATTTTCCCTATCTTGATATCGCGCGCGACTATCAGGAGGCGGGCGCGGCGGCGGTCTCCTGTCTCACGGAGCCGTACTGGTTCAAGGGTGAGGACCGCTATCTGAGCGAGATAGCGGAGGAGATATCGATCCCCGTTTTGCGCAAGGATTTTGTCGTGGACGAGTATATGGTCTGCGCGGCGCGGGCGCTCGGAGCCTCGGCGGTGCTGCTGATCTGCGCCCTCCTCGACGACGCGCAGCTGTGTTCCTTCGCGCAGCTCGCCGGGGAGCTTGGCCTTTCGGCGCTCGTAGAGGCGCATGACGAGGCCGAGGTGGAGCGGGCTCTGAGGGCCGGGGCGAGGATCGTCGGCGTCAATAACCGCGATCTCAGGAACTTTCAGGTGGATATGGAGGTCAGCTGCCGCCTGCGTTCGCTGGTGCCGCCGGAGATCGTCTTTGTTTCCGAAAGCGGCATCGAGAGCGCCGGTGATATTGAAAGGCTGCGGCGGCACGGCGTCGACGCGGTGCTTATCGGTGAAAAGCTGATGCGCACCGCGGACAGGCGCGCGATGCTCGCCGAACTGCGGGGCGGCGGCCAATGA
- the trpD gene encoding anthranilate phosphoribosyltransferase — protein sequence MDQEVIEMIKEAIIRLSKKEDLSYSEAQDVMNEIMDGKTSQVQTAAYLTALSLKGETTEEITGSAAGMRQHCVKLLHDMDVLEIVGTGGDNANSFNISTTSAMVIAAGGVPVAKHGNRAASSKCGAADVLEALGVKITLAPEESARLLREINICFLFAQNYHIAMKYVAPIRKELSIRTVFNILGPLTNPAGANRELMGVYEEALVEPLAQVMSRLGVVRGMVVYGQDRLDEISMSAPTSVCEIKEGWFQSYEITPERFGYQRCDKSELTGGTPEENAAITRAILAGRERGAKRQAVCLNAGAALYIGGRAETVEAGVRMAEELLDSGAALKKLEEFIAESNR from the coding sequence ATGGATCAGGAGGTAATAGAGATGATCAAAGAGGCGATAATAAGACTCTCAAAAAAAGAGGATCTGAGCTATTCCGAGGCGCAGGACGTGATGAACGAGATCATGGACGGAAAGACGAGCCAGGTCCAGACGGCGGCCTATCTGACGGCGCTTTCGCTTAAGGGCGAGACGACGGAGGAGATCACCGGCTCGGCGGCGGGGATGCGCCAGCACTGCGTCAAACTGCTGCACGACATGGATGTGCTGGAGATAGTCGGTACGGGGGGCGACAACGCCAACTCTTTCAATATATCGACGACCTCGGCGATGGTGATCGCCGCCGGCGGCGTGCCGGTCGCCAAGCACGGCAACCGCGCTGCCTCTTCGAAGTGCGGCGCGGCGGACGTCCTCGAGGCGCTCGGGGTGAAGATTACCCTTGCGCCGGAGGAGAGTGCGCGGCTGCTGAGGGAGATAAATATCTGCTTCCTCTTTGCCCAGAATTATCATATCGCGATGAAGTATGTCGCGCCGATCCGCAAGGAGCTCAGCATCCGCACCGTATTCAACATCCTTGGCCCGCTCACCAATCCCGCCGGGGCGAACCGCGAACTGATGGGGGTCTATGAGGAGGCGCTGGTGGAGCCGCTCGCGCAGGTGATGTCCCGCTTGGGCGTCGTCAGGGGCATGGTGGTCTATGGGCAGGACAGGCTCGACGAGATATCGATGAGCGCGCCGACGTCGGTCTGCGAGATAAAAGAGGGCTGGTTCCAGTCTTATGAGATAACGCCGGAGCGCTTTGGCTATCAGCGCTGCGACAAATCCGAGCTGACCGGCGGCACTCCCGAGGAGAACGCGGCTATCACAAGGGCGATCCTCGCCGGCAGGGAGCGCGGCGCGAAACGGCAGGCGGTCTGTCTCAACGCTGGCGCGGCGCTTTATATCGGCGGCAGGGCCGAAACGGTGGAGGCCGGCGTGCGGATGGCCGAGGAGCTGCTGGATTCCGGCGCGGCGCTGAAAAAGCTCGAAGAATTTATCGCGGAGAGCAACAGGTGA
- a CDS encoding aminodeoxychorismate/anthranilate synthase component II — protein sequence MFLLIDNYDSFSYNLYQLIGSFDPDITVARNDALTLEEIAALAPRAIFLSPGPGRPEEAGICPLVVRRFAGNIPIFGVCLGLQVICTALGGRVSYAKSLMHGRVSAVFAEPESLLFKGIADGFPAARYHSLSAVEESLPPVLRVTARTADGEVMAVEDRERSVCGVQFHPESVMTPDGPAIMKNFLEWIRR from the coding sequence ATGTTTCTGCTCATTGACAACTACGACAGCTTTTCTTATAACCTTTACCAGCTTATCGGCTCCTTTGATCCAGATATTACGGTGGCGCGCAACGATGCGCTGACGCTGGAGGAGATAGCGGCCCTCGCGCCGCGGGCGATATTCCTCTCTCCCGGCCCCGGCAGACCGGAGGAGGCGGGGATCTGCCCTTTGGTAGTACGGCGATTTGCCGGAAATATCCCTATCTTTGGCGTCTGTCTGGGCCTGCAGGTCATCTGCACGGCCCTCGGCGGACGCGTATCTTACGCGAAGAGCCTGATGCACGGCAGGGTTTCGGCGGTATTTGCCGAGCCTGAGAGCCTGCTTTTTAAAGGAATCGCAGATGGCTTTCCCGCGGCGCGCTATCATTCGCTTTCAGCCGTAGAGGAGAGCCTGCCACCGGTGCTGCGGGTCACCGCGCGCACGGCGGACGGCGAGGTGATGGCGGTGGAGGACCGCGAACGTTCTGTCTGCGGCGTACAGTTTCATCCGGAGTCGGTGATGACCCCCGACGGTCCGGCGATCATGAAAAATTTTCTTGAATGGATCAGGAGGTAA